From a region of the Mycolicibacterium sp. MU0050 genome:
- a CDS encoding alpha/beta hydrolase — protein sequence MSGSTSRRAFLGTGLALLAGLGGAAACAGTARQRAAPLPAPVATDDFLVYQDLPYAAPVGRGHLLDIYLPPAADGPVPVVIHHLGSAFRSDDTKGDALPPPPSTTQQAAPAAEPTPAPASVPLPFDPASLSGMIGPRGVASWLVPRGYAVVGLNVRSSSQVKFPGQVHDVKAAIRYLRANANACGLDPDRFVTMGNSSGGWVATMAALTAGAEELEGDLGNGSQSSAVKAVVDLYGPTDFLAMDAHRLPHGDRHDGADSPESELMGFAIQTDPEAVRKANPAAYVRAGSPPAFIAHGMADPLVPFNQSEILFDAYERARVSANLTLIPGVGHTDGYLSDPGHSPGRTVRRTRNGSTTTGTEPAPTFETLVAFLDTHLGRLPSPP from the coding sequence ATGTCGGGTTCGACGAGCAGGCGCGCCTTCCTGGGTACGGGGTTGGCGCTGTTGGCCGGCCTGGGTGGTGCGGCGGCCTGCGCGGGCACCGCACGGCAGCGGGCCGCGCCCCTGCCGGCGCCGGTGGCCACCGACGACTTCCTCGTGTACCAGGACCTGCCGTATGCGGCGCCGGTCGGCCGCGGGCACCTGCTCGACATCTACCTGCCCCCGGCCGCCGACGGACCGGTGCCGGTGGTGATCCATCACCTGGGCTCGGCGTTCCGCAGCGACGACACCAAGGGTGACGCGCTGCCGCCCCCGCCGAGCACCACCCAGCAAGCCGCGCCGGCCGCCGAACCCACCCCCGCGCCGGCGTCGGTGCCGCTGCCCTTCGATCCGGCCTCGCTGAGCGGCATGATCGGCCCTCGGGGGGTGGCGTCGTGGCTGGTGCCGCGCGGATACGCCGTGGTGGGCCTCAACGTGCGCAGCAGCAGCCAGGTGAAGTTCCCCGGGCAGGTCCACGACGTCAAGGCCGCGATCCGGTATCTGCGGGCAAATGCCAACGCGTGCGGCCTGGATCCCGATCGGTTCGTGACCATGGGCAACAGCAGCGGTGGGTGGGTCGCCACCATGGCGGCGCTCACGGCCGGGGCCGAGGAACTGGAGGGTGACCTGGGCAACGGGTCGCAGTCGAGCGCCGTCAAGGCCGTCGTCGACCTCTACGGTCCCACCGATTTCCTGGCGATGGACGCGCACCGGCTGCCGCACGGCGACCGGCACGACGGCGCGGACTCCCCGGAATCGGAACTCATGGGGTTCGCCATCCAGACCGACCCCGAGGCGGTGCGGAAGGCCAACCCCGCCGCCTACGTCCGCGCCGGCAGCCCGCCGGCGTTCATCGCCCACGGCATGGCGGATCCGCTGGTGCCGTTCAATCAATCCGAGATCCTGTTCGACGCCTACGAAAGGGCGCGCGTCAGCGCGAACCTGACACTGATACCCGGTGTGGGGCACACCGACGGGTACCTGTCCGACCCCGGGCACTCCCCGGGCCGGACCGTGCGCCGGACCCGTAACGGCAGCACGACCACCGGTACCGAGCCCGCGCCGACGTTCGAGACGCTGGTGGCCTTCCTCGACACCCACCTGGGTCGGCTACCTTCACCACCGTGA
- a CDS encoding lysoplasmalogenase, producing the protein MWIAGAVVGAGYGLFLLIAALRLPAGTDLTGQFPGQPVVKAAMALLLAAAALSHPLIRERRWLLGALLFSALGDLLLAMPWWEPSFVGGLGAFLVAHLCYLGVLVALARFSPGRAGAAAVVLLACAVLLVWFWPQLAADGLTVPVTVYIAVLGAMVCAALLARLPTWWTAAGAVCFAVSDSMIGISEFIRHDQLLAVPIWWFYALAQVLITAGLFFGRGAPAAGASR; encoded by the coding sequence CTGTGGATCGCCGGCGCGGTGGTTGGCGCCGGCTACGGACTGTTTCTGCTCATCGCCGCGCTGCGACTGCCGGCCGGCACCGACCTGACCGGACAGTTCCCGGGCCAGCCGGTGGTCAAGGCGGCGATGGCGCTGCTGTTGGCCGCCGCCGCACTGAGCCATCCGCTGATACGTGAGCGGCGCTGGCTTTTGGGCGCGCTGCTGTTCTCCGCGCTGGGCGACCTGCTGTTGGCCATGCCGTGGTGGGAACCGTCGTTCGTCGGCGGGCTGGGCGCCTTCCTGGTGGCGCACCTGTGCTACCTGGGGGTGCTGGTCGCGCTGGCCCGGTTCTCGCCCGGGCGGGCCGGCGCCGCGGCAGTGGTGCTGCTGGCCTGCGCGGTGTTGCTGGTGTGGTTCTGGCCGCAACTGGCGGCCGACGGGTTGACGGTGCCGGTCACGGTCTACATCGCGGTGCTCGGGGCCATGGTGTGCGCCGCGTTGCTGGCCCGGCTGCCGACCTGGTGGACCGCGGCCGGTGCGGTGTGCTTCGCGGTGTCGGATTCGATGATCGGTATCAGCGAGTTCATCCGCCACGATCAGCTGCTGGCGGTACCCATCTGGTGGTTCTACGCGCTGGCCCAGGTGCTGATCACCGCGGGACTGTTCTTCGGCCGCGGCGCGCCGGCCGCCGGCGCATCGCGGTAG
- a CDS encoding alpha/beta hydrolase has product MATIDPILQKVLEAVPFRLSPDDGPEAVRKALRDLPRTPLHPGIRTQDRTVDSAAGPIPIRIYWPAEHSGPAPVLLFLHGGGFAAGDLETHDGTARQHAVGAEAIVVAVDYRLAPEHPYPAAVDDAWAVLTWIAEHADEFGGDPHRLAVAGDSAGGNLAAVLTQLARDAGGPELKFQLLWYPALTWDTTLGSYTENAEAPILDLAAIAGFSAWYAPDLDLTDAAGLPATLAPSRAASLAGLPPAHIAVAGHDPLRDDGIVYGELLAAAGVEVSVDHAESLIHGYLGYAGVVPATTEAMDRGLSALRAALHA; this is encoded by the coding sequence ATGGCGACCATCGACCCCATCCTGCAGAAAGTTCTCGAGGCGGTTCCGTTCCGCCTGTCCCCCGACGACGGTCCCGAGGCGGTCCGCAAGGCGCTGCGCGATCTGCCCCGGACCCCGCTGCATCCGGGGATCCGCACCCAGGACCGGACGGTCGACAGCGCGGCCGGCCCCATCCCGATCCGGATCTACTGGCCGGCGGAGCATTCCGGCCCGGCGCCGGTGCTGCTCTTCCTGCACGGCGGCGGGTTCGCGGCCGGCGACCTCGAGACCCACGACGGGACCGCGCGCCAGCACGCGGTCGGCGCCGAGGCCATCGTCGTCGCCGTCGACTACCGGTTGGCGCCCGAACACCCCTACCCGGCCGCCGTCGACGACGCGTGGGCCGTGCTGACGTGGATCGCCGAGCACGCCGACGAATTCGGCGGCGATCCGCACCGGCTGGCGGTGGCCGGCGACTCGGCCGGCGGCAACCTGGCCGCGGTGCTCACCCAGTTGGCACGCGACGCCGGCGGACCGGAACTGAAGTTCCAGCTGCTGTGGTACCCGGCGCTGACCTGGGACACCACCCTGGGTTCCTACACCGAGAACGCCGAGGCCCCGATCCTGGATCTCGCGGCCATCGCCGGGTTCAGCGCCTGGTACGCCCCGGATCTGGACCTGACCGATGCGGCGGGGCTGCCCGCCACCCTGGCTCCCAGCCGGGCGGCCAGCCTGGCCGGGCTGCCGCCGGCCCACATCGCGGTGGCCGGCCACGACCCGCTGCGCGACGACGGCATCGTCTATGGCGAGCTGTTGGCCGCGGCCGGCGTCGAGGTCAGCGTGGATCACGCCGAATCGCTGATCCACGGGTATCTCGGCTACGCCGGCGTGGTGCCGGCGACCACCGAGGCCATGGATCGCGGCTTGTCCGCCCTGAGGGCCGCGCTGCACGCCTAG
- a CDS encoding NAD(P)/FAD-dependent oxidoreductase: MGHQPDHQTLIVGAGFSGIGTAIKLDAAGLPDYLIVEAGPEAGGTWHWNTYPGIGVDIPSFSYQFSFEQSPDWSRTYAPGAELKAYAEHCVAKYGIGERIRFDTTVTGATFDAADNLWRVSTDAGELTARYLVNAAGVLNEPKAPDIDGVDDFAGPTLHTARWDHGVELAGKRVGIIGTGASAVQVIPEIAPIVRRLTVFQRTPIWCFPKVDLPLPRAARLAMRVPGGKLLGRALSQAFVEVTFPLSAQYHTVFPMAGRAEAAGRAYLRREVRDPVVRDKLTPRYAVGCKRPGFHNSYLATFNRDNVALVTEPIDRITGSGVSTADGAGHELDVLILATGFKVMDVDSASFALTGPAGTTLAEFWSTNRMQAYEGVSVPGFPNFFCVCGPYGYVGSSFFALIETQTRHIVRCLRRAQADGATRVEVRAEANARYFAEMMRKRHRQIFWQDSCAQANSYYFDKNGDVPLRPATTWEADLRSRRFDLDDYVFAS, from the coding sequence ATGGGTCACCAACCCGACCACCAGACCCTGATCGTCGGCGCCGGATTCTCCGGGATCGGCACCGCGATCAAGCTCGACGCCGCCGGGCTGCCCGACTATCTGATCGTCGAGGCCGGCCCGGAGGCGGGCGGGACGTGGCATTGGAACACCTATCCCGGCATCGGGGTGGACATCCCGTCGTTCTCCTACCAGTTCTCCTTCGAGCAGAGCCCCGACTGGAGCCGGACCTACGCGCCGGGCGCCGAGCTCAAGGCCTACGCCGAACACTGCGTGGCCAAGTACGGCATCGGCGAACGGATCCGGTTCGACACCACCGTCACCGGCGCGACCTTCGACGCCGCCGACAACCTGTGGCGAGTGTCCACCGACGCCGGCGAGCTCACCGCGCGCTACCTCGTCAACGCCGCCGGGGTGCTCAACGAGCCCAAGGCGCCCGACATCGACGGCGTGGACGACTTCGCCGGTCCCACCCTGCACACCGCGCGCTGGGACCACGGCGTGGAGCTGGCCGGCAAGCGCGTCGGGATCATCGGCACCGGCGCCTCGGCAGTCCAGGTGATTCCGGAGATCGCCCCGATTGTCCGACGGCTCACCGTATTTCAGCGCACACCCATCTGGTGCTTCCCCAAGGTGGATCTCCCGCTACCCCGGGCGGCGCGGCTGGCGATGCGGGTACCCGGCGGCAAACTGCTCGGGCGGGCGCTCAGCCAGGCCTTCGTCGAGGTGACCTTCCCGCTGTCGGCCCAGTACCACACGGTGTTCCCGATGGCCGGGCGCGCCGAGGCCGCCGGGCGGGCCTACCTGCGCCGCGAGGTGCGCGATCCGGTGGTGCGCGACAAGCTCACGCCCCGCTACGCCGTGGGCTGCAAACGACCCGGTTTCCACAACAGCTACCTGGCGACCTTCAACCGGGACAACGTCGCACTGGTCACCGAACCCATCGACCGGATCACCGGTTCGGGGGTGAGCACCGCCGACGGTGCGGGCCACGAACTCGACGTGCTGATCCTGGCGACCGGTTTCAAGGTGATGGACGTCGACAGCGCATCCTTCGCGCTGACCGGGCCGGCGGGGACCACGCTGGCGGAGTTCTGGAGCACGAACCGGATGCAGGCCTACGAGGGCGTCAGCGTCCCGGGCTTCCCGAACTTCTTCTGCGTGTGCGGCCCCTACGGCTACGTCGGATCGTCGTTCTTCGCGTTGATCGAAACCCAGACCCGGCACATCGTCCGGTGCCTGCGGCGTGCGCAGGCCGACGGCGCGACCCGCGTGGAGGTGCGCGCCGAGGCCAACGCCCGCTACTTCGCCGAGATGATGCGCAAGCGGCACCGCCAGATCTTCTGGCAGGACAGCTGCGCCCAGGCGAACAGCTACTACTTCGACAAGAACGGTGACGTGCCGCTACGTCCGGCGACGACGTGGGAGGCCGACCTCCGTAGCCGCCGCTTCGACCTCGACGACTACGTTTTCGCCAGCTGA
- the metK gene encoding methionine adenosyltransferase — translation MSGKSRLFTSESVTEGHPDKICDAISDSVLDSLLSQDPKSRVAVETLVTTGQVHVVGEVTTTAKEAFADITQTVRDRILEIGYDSSDKGFDGASCGVNIGIGAQSPDIAQGVDTAHEARVEGAGDPLDAQGAGDQGLMFGYAIKDTPELMPLPIALAHRLSRRLTEVRKSGVLDYLRPDGKTQVTVAYDGTTPVRLDTVVLSTQHAAGIDLDLTLTPDIREKVVNTVLADLNHDTLDTSDFRLLVNPTGKFVLGGPMGDAGLTGRKIIVDTYGGWARHGGGAFSGKDPSKVDRSAAYAMRWVAKNVVAAGLAERVEVQVAYAIGKAAPVGLFVETFGTETVDPARIEKAITSVFDLRPGALIRDLDLLRPIYAQTAAYGHFGRTDVELPWEQTNKVEDLKASV, via the coding sequence GTGAGCGGTAAGAGTCGGCTGTTTACCAGTGAGTCGGTGACCGAGGGACACCCCGACAAGATCTGTGACGCCATCAGCGACTCGGTGCTCGATTCGTTGCTCAGCCAGGACCCCAAGTCGCGGGTCGCGGTGGAGACGTTGGTCACCACCGGCCAGGTGCACGTCGTCGGCGAGGTCACCACCACCGCCAAGGAGGCGTTCGCCGACATCACCCAGACCGTGCGGGATCGGATCCTCGAGATCGGCTACGACTCCTCGGATAAGGGTTTCGACGGCGCGTCGTGCGGCGTCAACATCGGCATCGGAGCCCAGTCGCCGGACATCGCCCAGGGTGTCGACACCGCCCATGAGGCGCGGGTAGAGGGTGCCGGCGATCCGCTGGACGCCCAGGGCGCCGGCGATCAGGGGCTGATGTTCGGCTACGCCATCAAGGACACCCCGGAATTGATGCCGCTGCCGATCGCGCTGGCGCACCGGCTGTCGCGCCGACTGACCGAGGTCCGCAAGAGCGGGGTGCTCGACTACCTACGCCCGGACGGCAAGACCCAGGTCACCGTCGCCTACGACGGGACCACCCCGGTCCGGCTGGACACCGTGGTGCTGTCCACCCAGCACGCCGCCGGCATCGACCTGGACCTGACGCTGACCCCCGACATCCGGGAGAAGGTCGTCAACACCGTGCTGGCGGACCTGAACCACGACACGCTGGACACCTCCGACTTCCGGCTGCTGGTCAACCCGACCGGCAAGTTCGTCCTCGGCGGCCCGATGGGCGACGCGGGGCTGACCGGCCGCAAGATCATCGTCGACACCTACGGCGGCTGGGCCCGTCACGGCGGCGGCGCGTTCTCCGGCAAGGATCCCTCCAAGGTGGACCGGTCCGCGGCGTACGCGATGCGCTGGGTGGCCAAGAACGTGGTCGCCGCGGGGCTGGCCGAACGCGTCGAGGTCCAGGTCGCCTACGCGATCGGCAAGGCCGCTCCGGTGGGGCTGTTCGTGGAGACGTTCGGCACCGAGACCGTCGATCCGGCGCGCATCGAGAAGGCCATCACCAGCGTCTTCGACCTGCGTCCCGGTGCGTTGATCCGCGACCTGGACCTGCTGCGACCCATCTACGCGCAGACCGCGGCCTACGGGCACTTCGGTCGCACCGACGTCGAGCTGCCCTGGGAGCAGACCAACAAGGTCGAGGACCTCAAGGCCAGCGTCTAG